The DNA region TTCTTCCCCAAGCACTGATCGTGGCGCTACGCCCTTATGGCAACGAGATCATCCTGATGATCAAGGGCTCGGCCGTGGTCGCGGTCGTGACCGTGCTCGACCTGATGGGACAGACACGCTACGCCTTCTCGCGCACCTTCGACTACCAGACCTATCTCTGGGCCGCGATCTTCTACCTCGCCATCGTCGAACTCCTGCGCAACACCTGGGCTGCGCTGGAGGCGCGCCTGACCCGTCATCTCAAGCGGTAGCTTCACCTCACTTGGCAGCACTTTCATTGGCAGGCTGCCAAGTGATTGAGAGGAAACCTCTTTCTCTATCGCGCGGGCATCTTTAGAGTTTCGTTTACTCTGTCATGTTTCCATCATGTCAGGGCCCGCGTTGGTCGCGGCCCCGGTCGGTCGCGGAAGCGCTGATACCGTCCGCGTCGATCCGTCTTCCAGAAGAACACGGGGAACGTACGCACATGAACACGGAAATGGAAATGATGCTGAAGGGCTATGGTCTGACCACCGCCCAGATCCTCTATCGCCTGCCCGACCACCCTTCCCTGCTGCAAACCTATATCTGGCAGCACTACGATCTGGCTCCTGACTTTCCCGAGATGCGCGGCTTCCTGCGCTTCTGGCAGGACAAGATCGAAGGGCCGCTGCACTCGGTGACGTATGTGCACAAGAAGATGATAGCCGCCAGCGAGTGGCGCGCGCTCAAAGGTGAGTTCATCCTTCACTGACTGCGCTCAGACATGCACTTCGCCATGGGCGAATTCACCGTCCTCAGGTTCAGGGTAAAAGACCGCAGCCACCAGGGCGACATAGAAGGCGAGAACGAGGCCAAGCACGACGGCCCCGTGGAGCGGCCCCAGATGTGCATTGACCACCACTTGCTGGAGGTTGCCGACGAACTCGACCGGCCGTTCTCCCGCCTGCAGTTTAGGGCTTGATATCTTCAGCCCCCAGGCGAGCAGCAGGATCAGGTACATCCAAATGTAATTCCGGCGGATGCGCCGGAACAGCGCCTCACGGTAGCTGATGAGAAACAGCGGTGCCCGCAGGCTGGCGGCAATGGCATCGGCCCAGTCCGCATTCAGTTCGGCCCTTGGGCAGAGCGCCTGAGCAAAATAATGCCGTTCCAGCTGCCTGACCCTCGCGCGATAGACATCGAAAAAGCGATAGCGCCGCGCCTCGATTAAAAGGAAGACCGAGATCAGCAGCATGGCGAAAAGCACCACACCGTGATGGGACGTCGGCGTCGAGAGCGACACGGACAACAGACCGGCCACCACTGTCATCGACCAGTTCGTCGTCCGGTCGATCCTGTCCCGCCAGCTCGTCATCCGCGCCATCTCGCCGCGATAATAGTGGATGATCATGTTGGCCTTTTCGGCCGAGGTGGAGGGCAATGCCGGAGCGCGCCGCGGCTGTTGTTGCGGCGTGATTTGCGCAAGGGTCTCGGTCTCGGATTGCAGTTGCGACATGACGTGGCTCCCTGTTCCTGAGAACGTCACAATCCGCGAGCTGTTCCGTTTCGATTGCCAAGCAAGCCCGGACCGGCTAGACGACCCGCAAACGGCCTCGAAAGGCCCCGGGACAGGAGCGCCTCATGGCCAAGATCGACGAAGAAGCATTGGCGGAAGCCTATAACCGAGCACTGGCCCTGGAAAAGGCGGGCGAGATCGATGCTGCCGTCAAAGCCTATGAGGAAGTGCTGGCGATCGATCCCGAGGACCACGGTGGCGCCTCCGTGCGCATCGCAGCCCTCGGCCGCGGTGAAGCTCCACCCAAGGCCCCGGACGCCTATGTGGAAACACTCTTCGACCAGCATGCCGAAGCCTTTGAGGACATCCTCGTCGAGCAACTCGGCTACACCGTACCGATGATGGTGCGCCAGCGCCTCCAGACCCTCGAACTCGGTCCGTTCCAGCGCCTGCTCGACCTTGGTTGCGGCACAGGTCTCACCGGCGGCGCGCTTCGCGACATGGTCGCCGACATGACCGGGATCGACATCTCGGAGAAGATGGTCGAGATCGCCCACGAGAAGGATCTGTACGAAACCCTCTATGTGGCAGAGATCGAAGATTTCCTTGAAGACAATGACGACGAACCTTTCGATCTTGTGACCGCGACCGATGTCCTGCCGTATCTGGGTGCGCTCGAGCCGCTGTTTTTCGGAGCCGCCGAAAACATGGGACCCGGCGGCATCTTCATATTCTCCTCAGAGACTGCGACTGAAGAGGTCATGGCCGGACGCCCCTTTATCGTCGGCCCACATCAGCGCTTCGTCCATGCAGAGACCTATGTGCGCGAGCGACTGACGGCCACGGGCTTTGAACTAGTCGAAATCACCCAGATCAACGTCCGGATGCAGGATGGCAATCCCTCGCCGGGCCATCTGATTATTGCTAGAAAAAGTTGACCTTCGAACGCATAGGTTGTCTTTTTAAACCTGGAATTGCACCTGGTTTCTGGAAATCGTTTCAAGCCCCTGATCTTCTGTCGGGAAGATGGGGGGACGTGGTATGGAACAGTTTTATTTCGGAATTTCGCTAATTGGCACAACGAAATCGCTGGCCGATTTCGCATCTCCGTCGAGCGGCTACGCCCTGCTCGTCGCGGTTCTGACGCCAATCACCTTCATTTATGCGCGTTACGAAATGCGCAACCGCCGCCTTCTCATCATTCGTGACTTCCTCACGTCATTCCCCGCAACGGCAGGCGGAAAGGAAGGCGTTTCGGGACAGACCAGCGGAGTCAATCCTTCACTCGAATTCGTCCGGTCGAAATATGTCCAGGACCTACCCTTTAGGCCGGGGGACCAGCGCGACTTCGACACTAAATCACCGGCCGAGCAGATCAATATCATCATCTCAAGAGTCAGGTTCGCCGGATGGGCGGACATGAGACTGCTGGTATCCTCGATCGGCATGATGATCGTGACCTACTATGGAACTGCAGCTCTCATCGAGGGTATTGGCCTCATCACTGCCGTTCAGTGCACGAACAAGGCGCCGGCCTGCACCGTTGATACGACAGCTCAATTACATCTCGTCGGCGGCCTGGCATTTGCCGGAGCCTATCTTGCAGCAATCAGAGGTTTCACGCGCGGCCTCGCCGTATTTGATCTGTCTGCTTTCACATTCATCCGCTACACGGTTGAATCAATTGTCTCCGTTGTCTTCATCCTCGCGCTTTACCGGGCCTTTCCGGATCCGACCTTCGGGCTGTCGTTTGCGCCACCAGCGGATGCCACAGCCGCAGCCCAAGCCACTGCCCCCGCAGAAGATTTGGCGACAGCCCCTCTGCCGGGCGTCTCCAAGATCTGGCTGATCCTGGCACCTGTGCTTGGCTACCTGCCAGACAGCGCCACCAAATTCGCCCTTCTCCGGCTCCAGTCATTGATCGCCTGGGTCAAGATGGACGACGACCGATTCAACAAAATCACGCGCATCACCCCCTTGGATTCTCTGGACGGGATCGACTACGCCACACGCTTCAGATTGCAGGAATGCGGCATCTATGATGTGCAAGGACTGGCCACCTACAACCCAATCATGCTGCATATCGAGTCCCCCTACGGTATCTACCAAGCCGTGGACTGGATTGCGCAGGCGCAACTCTGCCACCTCGTCGGCCTGGAAAAATTCCTCGTCCTGCGGGAAATGCAGATCAGAACGATTTTCGATCTCGAACGCGCGATTGATTTCCGCCAGCCCGGGACGGTCAATAGTCCGCAAGGAAAGGAAAGCCCTGAAGAGTTCGATCTTCTCATCGCTGGAATTCTCGTGGCGCCGACGCAAACATTACGAGATGTATGCAAAATCAGCGGGCTGGAGTTGCTGATGATCGGCGAGAATGGAGTCATCACCGCCAAAAATCCGGACGCATTTTGTCTCTGGTTCCGCGAAAAGCTCGGAGTGACGCCGGCAGAGATCAAGGTGAGGGTCGAACATATGATGGGCTGGATTGCAGACGACCTGCATGTCCGTCGCCTTCGGCGCATCTGGCAGGAGATTTCCGATTCCTTGGGCGAGCGATCAAAGAGACTTGATGGCGAAGCGCCGAAACCGGGCGCCGTCGGCTGACGAAACGACCGTGTCGCCGCGTACTGCCCACCTTTCCATCCAGCCCTTCGTGCTTTATGCCTCGGCCTGAGGCAAAACTTGAGAGGCAGGTCATATGGCAAAGGTCGGATTCATCGGTTTGGGCGTCATGGGGTATCCGATGGCAGGCCACCTCAAAGCCAAGGGTGGTCACGAGGTGACGGTCTATAATCGCACCAGCGCCAAGGCCGAAGCCTGGGTGAAGCAGCATGGCGGCAGCCGGGCCTCCACACCCGCCGAAGCCGCGCGGGACGCAGACTTCGTCTTCACCTGCGTCGGCAATGACGATGACTTGCGCTCGGTGACCATAGGCGCCGAAGGCGCTCTCGCCGGGATGAAATCAGGCGCCATCCTGATCGACAACACGACCGCCTCGGCTGAAGTGGCCCGCGAACTGGCCGAGGCAGCGGCAGCCCGTGGCTGCGGCTTCATCGACGCGCCCGTCTCGGGCGGACAGGCCGGCGCGGAAAACGGTGTCCTGACGGTGATGTGCGGCGGCGAAGCTGAGGTGTTCGACAAAGCGAAATCCATTATCGATGCCTATGCCCGGATGGTCGGCCTGATGGGTCCGGCCGGCGCCGGCCAGCTGACCAAGATGGTCAATCAGATCTGCATCGCCGGCCTCGTTCAGGGCCTCGCGGAAGGCATTCACTTCGGCAAGAAGGCCGGCCTCGATATCGAGAAGGTGGTTGAAGTCATCTCCAAGGGCGCTGCTGGATCCTGGCAGATGGAGAACCGTCACAAGACGATGAACGTCGGCAAATATGATTTCGGCTTCGCCGTCGATTGGATGCGCAAGGATTTGGACATCGTTCTGAACGAAGCGAGACGCAATGGCAGCAGCCTCCCGGTGACGGCGCTTGTCGACCAGTTCTACGGTGAGGTGCAGAAGCTCGGCGGCAAGCGCTGGGATACGTCGTCGCTCCTGGCAAGGCTAGAGGCAAAATGATCGGCCACTCCTCGACCGCAGCAGAGATCATCGCGCACCTGCGCTCGATGCGGTCGGAGGAGAATGTTGCCAGTATGGCACGCTTCGGGATTGTGACGGACACCGCACTCGGTATCGGAAACACCGCAATCCGGAAACTCGCGAGGCTCATCGGGAAAGACCAGCCGCGCGCACATGAACTCTGGCGGTCCGGCGTTCGTGAAGCGCGCCTGCTGGCAATCTGGACCTTCGATCCGATGCTGCTGGCGGTGGACGAAGCGAAGCGCCTCGCCGAAGATTTCAACTCCTGGGAAATCGTCGATGCGGCTGCCGATCTTTTGACGCAACCGCCCTACTGGCACCATCTCGTCGAAGCCTTCGCGACAGACGACCGAGAATTTGTCAGGCGTGCCGCCTTTGCCATGATCGCAGGTGCCACAGTCCACAACAAAAAGGAACCGGACGAGACCTTCCTCGACTGGCTGCCGCTCATCGAGCGCAATGCAACGGATCCGCGGCATTTCGTCAAAAAAGCGGTCAACTGGGCATTGCGCAATATCGGCAAACGCAGCCGGCCCTGCCATACAAAGGCACTCTTGCTAGCGGAAAGGCTGGCGAGCTCCGATGACGCGAGTGCCCGCTGGATCGGCAAGGACGCGATGCGCGAGCTGAGCGATCCGAGACGCATCGCCAAACTAAGCTAGGGCCGAAGCGATCCTACTCTTCGCCGGACTTCTGATTGTCCAGCAGCATGTAGTCGAGCGGCAGTTCGGTCGTGTACTTGATCTGCTCCATGGCGAAGGCCGAAGACACATCGCGGATCTCGATTTTGGCGATCATCCGCTTGTAAAAGGCGTCATAGGCGGCGATATCGGGCACGACGACGCGCAGGAGATAGTCGACATCGCCACTCATACGGTAGAACTCGACCACTTCCGGGAACTCGGCCACCACTTCGGAAAACCGCTTCAGCCATTCTATGGAGTGACTTGATGTCCGGATCGACACGAAAACGGTGACCTTCGTGTTGACCTTCACGGGATCAAGCAGGGCAACACGACGGCGAATGACACCATCTTCTTCCATTTTCTGGATTCGCCGCCAGCACGGCGTGGTCGACAGACCGACTTTCTTCGCCAGATCCGCCACGGCGAGGGTAGAGTCCTCTTGGAGGATACGAAGGATTTTGCGATCGAGGCGATCCATGATGATTCCCGTAAAAACTGATTTTCTCCGATATAGCGGAAAAACAGCGATTCAAGGAAAATCATTTCGCCCTATCAACAGGGAAACTTCTCGTCGGAGCACAGGCAGAACTTCCGCCTCGAACCACGGATGCCGTTTCAACCAGCCCGTATTGCGCCAACTTGGGTGAGGCAGCGGAAGCACGCGCGGCCCGGCGGTGTTGGCAAGAAAAGTATCCCGCCACCGCTCCACCGTTTCCGTCATCGTCCGCCCGCGCCGACCACCCAGATGCCAGGCCTGCGCATATTGGCCAATGGCGAGGATCAGCTCGACCTGCGGCATCGACCGCATCACCGTTTCCCGCCAATGCGGCGCACATTCGCGGCGCGGCGGCAGATCGTGACCCTCGGAGTTATAGCCGGGAAAGCAGAAGCCCATGGGCGCGATGGCGAAGCGCGACCGATCGTAGAAAGTCTCGCGATCGACCCCGAGCCAGAACCGCAGCCGGTCACCGGACGCGTCGTTGAAGGGAATACCGCTTTCATGCACGCGCAGACCCGGCGCCTGACCCGCAATCAAGACTTTTGCGGTCGACGAGAGATAGGCGACCGGGCGAGGCTCATGCGGCATCCGGTTTTGAGGACCGCCCGCGGGACAGTCGCGGCAGAGACGACATTGCGAGATGGCGTGAATGAGCGTGTCCACCGGAACCGGCGCATCGGAGGACCGCACAATGGGGGGCAGGGAAATATCCGTCATTCTACGTGTCACTCAGTCATTTCCCCGAAACCATCGACCTACGGCGTCAAACGTTAACGTCTGCAACCAGCCGCCCGGTTCCGTCGCCTCCAGCCTCTGCAGCCGACGCCAATCCTCCGGACGGTCGAAAGAGCCGGCCCAGATCCCCTCACCTGACTTGCGCGCCTGCAGTTCCGCCATGTGGTAATCGCCGTCTGCCACAGCAAGGCCTGCGGCCACCATTTGGTGACCGAGATCGACCGCCCCCCTGCGACAGGTCACCAGAAGGCGACCATAGCGATCTTCGTCGCCCTCCTGCCCAAAGCACTCGGTGGGAGCTCCTCTCAGAAGAAGGATAAGCTCCGCCCGCGCCGCCATGCCACAGTCATAGGAGCCGCTTGGCCGATCGCACATCTGGCCAAGTTCCGGGGCATCGATCCCCTTCATGCGCAGGCGTCGTCCCTCTTCCGCCAGCGTGTCGCCATCCAACACGACAAACGGCCCACGGGTTCGGATCGCCTGCACATTCTCGATCTTTGCGATGATCAAAAGCGCCAGGAAGAGTATGCCACCGCCCACCACCACATCCCGCAGCCGCTGACTGATCACCGCCACATTCCCTCCCATTTCAAAAACAAAACCTTTGCGCACATGGCAAACAAATCCTTCCACTGCAGGATCTTCTTAAGAATTGGTCGCTAAGTTCGCCTGAGGCGCGGAAGACTGCAACTTCATGAGTAACGGCGTATCGACATCGACAGACAAGAATGTTGTTGACCTGACGCGGGCGCACCGCAACCGGGCTGCGACCAAGGCCGTCCGGACGACCCGTGAGCGCCTGCAGTCCGGTCAGGGTATCTCTCCCGCTTTCGATGTCGAAATCCTCGGGATGCACATCAGTGCGACGCTGCAAGGTGCAGCCGTCATTCCGACCATGCTGCTGCTGGTCGCCGGCTTCGGCTCATACTTCACCTCGCAACCCCAGTTCTTTATCTGGGCGCTGTTCGGCTTGACCATGCATGCCATCGGCATCGTCATCGTCAAGCGCGCTGCCCGTAGCGAAATTACCCCACAAAACCAGAAACGCTGGCGCCACATCCTGCTTCTGGCGCAGGTCGCGATGGGCAGTTGCTGGGCCGTCTTTGCACTGCAGGACTGCGTTGCCTGCGACGAGACCGCTTTCCTCTTCTACAAGGGCGGCGTCTTGTTGTTGGCACTCTCGATCACGGCCATGGCGACCATGCTGCTGCGTCAGGCTGTGCTGTTCAGCTTCCTACCGACGGTGATCGCCCTCACCTATCTGGCCGCATCGGGCCACCGGATGCTCGACCTGGGCCTGACGGCGGTTTTCACCACAGCCCTGATCTTCTTCATCTACATCACCAATCGCCTGCACCAGGCAAATCTCAAGCTTCTCTCCTTCCAGACAGAGAAGGACGATCTGATTGCGGAGCTGGAAGTGGCCAACTCGCTGTCCGACGAAGCTCGCCGCCGTGCCGAGGAAGCCAATATGGCGAAATCCCGTTTTCTCGCCTCGATGTCGCACGAACTGCGCACGCCGCTCAACGCCATCCTCGGCTTCTCCGAAGTGATGGCAACGGAGGTCTTGGGCCCCCTCAACAACCCGCTCTACAAGGAATATGCCGGCGACATCCACCGCTCTGGCAAGCATCTGCTGGAACTGATCAACGAGATCTTGGACCTGTCGCGCATCGAGGCAGGCAAGTATGAGCTGAATGAAGAATCCGTGTCGCTGCTGGAGCTCGCGGAAGACTGCATCGGCATGATCCAGCTGCGCGCAAAGTCCAAGAACATCCGCATCGACGAGCAATTCGAACTGAACCTGCCTTCCGTCTGGGCCGATGAAAAGGCGATGCGCCAGGTCATCCTGAACCTTCTCTCCAATGCCGTGAAATTCACCCCCCAAGGCGGTGAGATTATGGTCAAGGCGGGATGGACGGCGGGCGGCGGACAATATGTCTCCATCCGCGACAATGGCCCCGGCATCCCGGAAGAAGAAATCCCCGTTGTGCTCTCCGCCTTCGGACAGGGATCGATCGCCATCAAGAGTGCGGAACAGGGCACCGGTCTTGGCCTGCCGATCGTCCAGGCGATCCTTGCCAAACACGGCGGCGAGTTCAAACTGAGGTCCAAACTGCGCGAAGGCACGGAAGTGATCGCGATCCTGCCGTCGAACCGCGTACTGGAAAGCCTGCCTGCCGTTAGCGAAGCCCGCGCCGTGGAGCCGCGCCGCCGCCAGTTCGCCTGACCCTCAGCCGAAGAGCCGGGTGACGATCACATAACCGCTGAAGGCGGCATTCGCGACAATGAGACAGAACACCGCAAAGGACCCAAGATCCTTGGCATTGCGTCCGACTGTCGAGATCTCCGGAGAGATTCTGTCCACCAACTCTTCGATCGCCGTGTTCAACGCCTCGACGCAGAACATCAGCAGCATCAGCACCACGAAGGCGAGAAACTGCAGTGGCGTCGCACCGACCAGTGCGAAGATCGCAAGGCCCGCGAAGAAGGCCAGGATTTCGTGCCGGAAGGCCGCCTCCTGGATGAGGCGCTTGAAACCTTGGGCAGAATACTGTCCGGCCGCGAAGAGATGGGCGATGCCCGTCTTCTTCTCGAAGGTTGCGGCGGCGAGCTTACGGGGGGCCGGTGGCCCCTTCTTCTTCGGATTAGCCATGGGTCTTGTTGCTCACGCCCGCCTGTTCAAAAGTCGCCATACCGGAATGGCAGGCGGCAGCCGCCTTGACGATACCGGCAGCGAGCGCTGCCCCGGTGCCTTCGCCAAGCCGCATGCCGAGCGCCAGCAGCGGCGTCTTGCCGAGTTTTTCGATTGAACGGAGATGCCCGGGCTCTGCCGAGACATGGCCGATCAGGCAGTGATCGAGGGCTGAGGGGTTGGCAGCCTTCAGGATCGCGGCCGCCGCTGTCGCCACGTAACCGTCGATCAAGACGGGGATCTTCTCCATCCGGGCGGCGAGAATGGCACCCGCCATCGCGGCGATCTCACGTCCGCCGAGACGACGCAGCACCTCCAGCGGATCCGACAGATGCTCGCCATGGAACGCAACCGCCTGCTTCACGGCTGCAATCTTGCGCGACAGCACGTCGCCTTCCGACCCGGTGCCCGGTCCCACCCAGTCTTCCGCCTCGCCGCCATAAAGCGCGAGGTTGATGGCGGCTGCAATGGTCGTGTTGCCGATGCCCATCTCGCCGATGCACAGGAGGTCAGTGCCCCCCGCAATGGCTTCCATGCCGAAGGCCATGGTCGCTGCGCAGTCGCGCTCGGAAAGTGCTGCCTCGCAGGTGATGTCGCCGGTTGGATAGTCGAGCGCCAGATCGAAGATCTTCAGGCCGAGATCATAGGTCACGCAGATCTGGTTGATCGCCGCGCCGCCGGCCGCGAAATTTTCGACCATCTGCTGAGTGACCGATGACTGGAACGGCGTGATCCCGTGCTTGGTGACGCCGTGATTGCCGGCGAAGATCGCGACGAGCGGACGGGTGACGGCAGGTGGGCGCCCGGTCCAGGCCGCAAGCCACATGGCGATCTCCTCGAGACGCCCGAGCGCACCCGGTGGCTTTGTCAACATGCGGTCCCGATCACGCGCCGCAACCAGCGCCGCGGTATTCGGCCCCGGCAGGTCGCGCAGGAGGACGCGAAAATCGTCGAATGGCAGGCCGGTAACGGTCATGGGATGCGCTTCCTTGTAATCTGCAGACAAATCGGGCTTTGTGGGATCTCTCATACTGACCGCGCTCGCCAGTCTCAACTCAAAAAGCGGCGGCTGCGGTCGTCATATGGATGGATGACTCATTGATGCTGAGTGGGCGTGACCTGGTGAACGAGACGGCAAGGGCGATTGCCTTCCTGAGCCGCATTCCCGTGTCGGACCGGCATTTTGCCAACCATGACGGAAATCTGTCGAAAACCGTGGCGGCCTTTCCCCTCGCCGGTCTGTTGATCACGCTGCCGGCGGCTTTGCTGCTCGGCATCCTCGCTCTCGCCGACGCTCCGCCCCTTGTCGCCGTTCTGACGGCACTCGGCCTGCAAATGCTCGTGACCGGCGCCCTGCATGAGGACGGACTGACCGACACGGCAGATGGTCTCGGTGGTGGACGCGACCGCGATCGAGCGCTCACGATCATGAAAGACAGCCGCATCGGTACTTACGGCGCCCTTGCCCTGATCCTGTCTGTGGCACTGCGCACAGCCGCTCTGGCGGCACTGCTGCCGGTCTGGCCGGCCCTTGCCATCCCTCTCGCCTGGCTCGCAAGCGCGGCCGCCAGCCGGGCTGCCATGGTGTGGCACTGGTCGTCACTTCCGCCGGCAAAGGCGGACGGCGTCGCGGCTTCCGTGGGCCAGCCCGATCCCGCCTCCACCCGTTTCGCCATCGGCTGCGGACTGACAGCGCCGATCCTTCTCGGTCTCCTCGTCCTGCCCTTCGCAGCGGTATTTACCTCACTGATCGTCAGCGGCGTGCTGACGGCAGGGTTTACCGCCTATGTCCGATCGAAGATCCGGGGTCACACCGGCGACACCATCGGCGCCACCCAACAGGTCGCCGAGATCGGATTTCTCGCCTCCCTTGCCATCTTCCTTTAGGCATCCGATATAGATGGCGAGCGAAAGGACGCCGATGGAATCGCCCTGCATTCTGATCTGTTCGATAGACGACAAGACCGGCTTCTGTTTCGGCTGTGGCCGAACACGTGACGAAATCGGCCGCTGGACGAGCTATTCGAGCGAGGAACGCCGGACGATCATGGCAAGCCTTCCGGCGCGCCTGGAGGGTGTTGAGCGCAAGCCCCGACGGGAGACACGCCGCAGCCGAATGCAGCGCGAGCGCGGGACCGGTTGATGCGGTTTGTCCTCGGCCTTGCGATCCTCGGCATTGGGCTGGTCCTGCTCGTGATCAACCACGACCAGGGCCGAACCTTCGGCGTCGATAACGAGGCTGTCGGCAGGATCGTTGTCGCCCTGCCCATCCTGCTGATGATCTCGAGCAGCATCCTGCTTGGGCGCCGGTCGCTCGGCCAGGGCTTGCGGCAGATGTTGATCTGGGTGCTGATCGCACTCGCACTGGTGACCGGCTATCTTTACCGGGACGACATGCGCACCATTGGCGAGCGGGTGCTGGCCGGTCTCCTTCCCGGCCGTGCGGTCAGCGTCAGGACAGACGATGGAACGACGGAGGTCGTGATCCACAAGTCACTCGGCGGCCATTTCGAGACCAGCGTCGACATCGGCCCCGTCTCCGTTCCGGTGCTCATCGACACAGGCGCAAGCTCGGTCGTTCTGAAATTCGAGGATGCGGTGAGGATCGGCATCGATCCGAACACGCTGCAGTTCACCCGCACCGTCCTGACCGCCAATGGTCAGGCCCAGGCAGCCCCGATCCGCCTGCCGGAACTCAGGCTTGGTGACATAAGGCGCACCGATGTTCCGGCCGTTGTCCTCGAGCAGGGACGGCTTGACCAGAGCCTGCTCGGCATGAGCTTCCTCTCCACCCTTGGGTCCCTGCAAATGCAGACCGACGAGCTTCGCTTGCGTGACTGATGGATCAGGCTCGGAGCTTGTAGCCCGTCCTGAAGATGAAGGTCAGCACCGCCAGGCAGATGACGAGAAACACGCCGATCATGCCGACGCTGATCAGCGGATGCACGTCCGACGCTTCAAAGAAACTCCAACGGAAACCGCTGACGAGGTAGAGGACCGGATTGAGATGGCTGACCGCTCGCCAGAACGGCGGCAGCATGTCGATCGAGTAGAAGGTACCACCAAGGAAGGTAAGCGGCGGCACGACGAGCGACGGCACAAGGTTCAACTGCTCGAAATTCTTGGCCAGAACCCCGATGATGAAGCCGGCAAGGCTGAAGGTCACTGCCGTTAGTACCATAAACAGCAGCATCAGGACCGGGTGAGCGATGCGCAGGTCGACGAAGAACATGGCCGTGAAAAGGATGATCAGGCCGATCATCATGCCCTTCGTGGCAGCAGCCCCGACATATCCGAGAAGGATTTCGCTCATTGCCACGGGGGCCGAGAGCAGTTCGTAGATCGTGCCTGTGAATTTGGGGAAATAGATCCCGACCGAGCCGTTCGAAATACACTGGGTGATCAGCGCCAGCATGATCAGCCCCGGCGTGATGAAGCCGCCATACGAGACGCCGCCCACCTCCTGCATGCGCGAACCAACGGCCGCGCCGAAGACGATGAAATAGAGGGCGGTGGACAGGACCGGCGAAATCACGCTCTGCAAAAGCGTGCGTCGGGTGCGGGCCATCTCGTAGAAATAGATCGAC from Rhizobium glycinendophyticum includes:
- a CDS encoding usg protein, encoding MNTEMEMMLKGYGLTTAQILYRLPDHPSLLQTYIWQHYDLAPDFPEMRGFLRFWQDKIEGPLHSVTYVHKKMIAASEWRALKGEFILH
- a CDS encoding DUF2270 domain-containing protein, with the translated sequence MSQLQSETETLAQITPQQQPRRAPALPSTSAEKANMIIHYYRGEMARMTSWRDRIDRTTNWSMTVVAGLLSVSLSTPTSHHGVVLFAMLLISVFLLIEARRYRFFDVYRARVRQLERHYFAQALCPRAELNADWADAIAASLRAPLFLISYREALFRRIRRNYIWMYLILLLAWGLKISSPKLQAGERPVEFVGNLQQVVVNAHLGPLHGAVVLGLVLAFYVALVAAVFYPEPEDGEFAHGEVHV
- a CDS encoding methyltransferase domain-containing protein translates to MAKIDEEALAEAYNRALALEKAGEIDAAVKAYEEVLAIDPEDHGGASVRIAALGRGEAPPKAPDAYVETLFDQHAEAFEDILVEQLGYTVPMMVRQRLQTLELGPFQRLLDLGCGTGLTGGALRDMVADMTGIDISEKMVEIAHEKDLYETLYVAEIEDFLEDNDDEPFDLVTATDVLPYLGALEPLFFGAAENMGPGGIFIFSSETATEEVMAGRPFIVGPHQRFVHAETYVRERLTATGFELVEITQINVRMQDGNPSPGHLIIARKS
- a CDS encoding NAD(P)-dependent oxidoreductase — translated: MAKVGFIGLGVMGYPMAGHLKAKGGHEVTVYNRTSAKAEAWVKQHGGSRASTPAEAARDADFVFTCVGNDDDLRSVTIGAEGALAGMKSGAILIDNTTASAEVARELAEAAAARGCGFIDAPVSGGQAGAENGVLTVMCGGEAEVFDKAKSIIDAYARMVGLMGPAGAGQLTKMVNQICIAGLVQGLAEGIHFGKKAGLDIEKVVEVISKGAAGSWQMENRHKTMNVGKYDFGFAVDWMRKDLDIVLNEARRNGSSLPVTALVDQFYGEVQKLGGKRWDTSSLLARLEAK
- a CDS encoding DNA alkylation repair protein — encoded protein: MIGHSSTAAEIIAHLRSMRSEENVASMARFGIVTDTALGIGNTAIRKLARLIGKDQPRAHELWRSGVREARLLAIWTFDPMLLAVDEAKRLAEDFNSWEIVDAAADLLTQPPYWHHLVEAFATDDREFVRRAAFAMIAGATVHNKKEPDETFLDWLPLIERNATDPRHFVKKAVNWALRNIGKRSRPCHTKALLLAERLASSDDASARWIGKDAMRELSDPRRIAKLS
- a CDS encoding Lrp/AsnC family transcriptional regulator — encoded protein: MDRLDRKILRILQEDSTLAVADLAKKVGLSTTPCWRRIQKMEEDGVIRRRVALLDPVKVNTKVTVFVSIRTSSHSIEWLKRFSEVVAEFPEVVEFYRMSGDVDYLLRVVVPDIAAYDAFYKRMIAKIEIRDVSSAFAMEQIKYTTELPLDYMLLDNQKSGEE
- a CDS encoding uracil-DNA glycosylase family protein, whose translation is MTDISLPPIVRSSDAPVPVDTLIHAISQCRLCRDCPAGGPQNRMPHEPRPVAYLSSTAKVLIAGQAPGLRVHESGIPFNDASGDRLRFWLGVDRETFYDRSRFAIAPMGFCFPGYNSEGHDLPPRRECAPHWRETVMRSMPQVELILAIGQYAQAWHLGGRRGRTMTETVERWRDTFLANTAGPRVLPLPHPSWRNTGWLKRHPWFEAEVLPVLRREVSLLIGRNDFP
- a CDS encoding thermonuclease family protein, with the protein product MAVISQRLRDVVVGGGILFLALLIIAKIENVQAIRTRGPFVVLDGDTLAEEGRRLRMKGIDAPELGQMCDRPSGSYDCGMAARAELILLLRGAPTECFGQEGDEDRYGRLLVTCRRGAVDLGHQMVAAGLAVADGDYHMAELQARKSGEGIWAGSFDRPEDWRRLQRLEATEPGGWLQTLTFDAVGRWFRGND
- a CDS encoding sensor histidine kinase codes for the protein MSNGVSTSTDKNVVDLTRAHRNRAATKAVRTTRERLQSGQGISPAFDVEILGMHISATLQGAAVIPTMLLLVAGFGSYFTSQPQFFIWALFGLTMHAIGIVIVKRAARSEITPQNQKRWRHILLLAQVAMGSCWAVFALQDCVACDETAFLFYKGGVLLLALSITAMATMLLRQAVLFSFLPTVIALTYLAASGHRMLDLGLTAVFTTALIFFIYITNRLHQANLKLLSFQTEKDDLIAELEVANSLSDEARRRAEEANMAKSRFLASMSHELRTPLNAILGFSEVMATEVLGPLNNPLYKEYAGDIHRSGKHLLELINEILDLSRIEAGKYELNEESVSLLELAEDCIGMIQLRAKSKNIRIDEQFELNLPSVWADEKAMRQVILNLLSNAVKFTPQGGEIMVKAGWTAGGGQYVSIRDNGPGIPEEEIPVVLSAFGQGSIAIKSAEQGTGLGLPIVQAILAKHGGEFKLRSKLREGTEVIAILPSNRVLESLPAVSEARAVEPRRRQFA